A window of Rhododendron vialii isolate Sample 1 chromosome 13a, ASM3025357v1 contains these coding sequences:
- the LOC131312487 gene encoding non-specific lipid transfer protein GPI-anchored 12-like, producing the protein MGTTRATAILVAAAALLVAVAVAQAPAAAPGPDTSTTAAGAPGPSTVAGGPGPSAGQDCVNYLFNMSDCLTYVEEGSNLTAPDKACCPELAGLVESHPVCLCQLLGTNISASFGVQINRQKALNLPSVCAVGTPPISMCSVAGYPLGVPMPSEAPSPPGSTSPEASTPKSEATSPEASTPKSGASGIANVSQLLGFAIACLTTALVF; encoded by the exons aTGGGAACCACCCGAGCAACCGCAATACTCGTCGCCGCCGCGGCCTTGCTGGTAGCGGTGGCGGTGGCCCAGGCGCCAGCAGCGGCGCCTGGCCCTGACACGTCGACCACAGCGGCGGGTGCGCCAGGGCCGTCGACCGTGGCGGGAGGGCCGGGGCCGTCAGCGGGCCAGGACTGCGTGAATTACCTGTTTAACATGTCGGACTGCTTGACGTACGTGGAGGAAGGAAGCAACTTGACGGCGCCGGACAAAGCGTGTTGTCCGGAGCTGGCGGGGCTGGTGGAGAGCCACCCCGTTTGCCTGTGCCAGTTGCTGGGGACTAACATCAGTGCTTCGTTCGGTGTCCAGATTAATCGCCAGAAGGCTCTCAACCTTCCTTCTGTCTGTGCTGTCGGGACTCCTCCCATCTCCATGTGTTCAG TGGCTGGATATCCACTTGGAGTTCCAATGCCTAGTGAAGCACCTTCACCACCTG GTAGTACGTCCCCGGAAGCTAGTACCCCTAAAAGTGAGGCTACGTCCCCGGAAGCTAGTACCCCTAAAAGTGGAGCCTCAGGCATTGCAAATGTCTCCCAACTCCTTGGCTTTGCTATCGCGTGTCTCACAACAGCACTAGTCTTCTAG
- the LOC131312486 gene encoding F-box/WD-40 repeat-containing protein At5g21040, whose protein sequence is MAFECHKATEVGLSNNLVHSVDRASGEQLEFDQIKSLSGKENLTFDSKVEIESENTKPIIEFRPKEGTLALSSAKSLPGNEVFSNYSRSITDLPPALISEILNCLDPKELGIVSCVSNYLYSLASEHNVWKEFYFERWGQPIVPTPLGSGCSAKKTWKELFVEREFRSKTFLGRYSVDVLYGHAEAVRTVFLLASKKLIFTSGYDSIVRMWDMVEGLAIASSRPLGSTIRAVVADTKLLIAGGTDGFIHGWRAEEGLPNLFDLEGPKNQKSSEFRLWEHEGPITCLALDLTRIYSGSWDMTVRVWDRSLLKCMKVLRHSDWVWSLVPHDTTLATAAGSDVYVWDSNTGSHIAMVSDAHVGNTCSLARSHTGKLLFTGGEDGAIHMFELSNHFVEDNLLQQVATWIPHSGPVNSLAFEFPWLVSASSDGRLSLIDVRKLLKVSRRSAIKNSKRVCSQAYQNHVEPPQRMLHGFGSNLFSVGIGCDRVVCGGEEGVIRIWNFSQALEIEQRVHASRGMRLENRMRRRKIQFEMNSKGGREMNNKGGRAEQCSVAAKKNPVNRDRTGVFHVKRGVSGNPKA, encoded by the coding sequence ATGGCCTTTGAATGCCACAAAGCTACGGAGGTTGGTTTGTCAAACAATTTGGTGCATTCTGTTGATAGAGCTAGTGGTGAGCAACTTGAGTTTGATCAGATTAAATCCCTTAGTGGTAAAGAAAATTTGACATTTGATTCAAAAGTAGAAATTGAGTCTGAAAACACTAAACCCATTATAGAATTTCGTCCCAAGGAGGGGACTTTGGCCCTGTCTAGTGCGAAATCATTGCCTGGTAATGAGGTTTTTTCTAATTATTCTCGGTCAATTACTGACCTTCCTCCGGCGTTGATATCTGAAATCCTTAATTGCCTTGACCCAAAGGAGCTTGGTATAGTTTCCTGTGTCTCTAATTATCTCTATAGTCTCGCATCTGAACACAACGTCTGGAAGGAATTCTATTTCGAGAGATGGGGGCAACCCATCGTCCCGACACCTCTTGGATCGGGTTGTTCAGCCAAGAAGACTTGGAAAGAACTCTTTGTAGAAAGGGAATTTCGGAGCAAAACCTTTCTTGGACGTTATAGTGTTGATGTTTTATATGGCCACGCTGAAGCAGTTCGCACAGTATTTCTCTTGGCTTCTAAGAAGCTCATATTTACTTCTGGGTATGATTCGATTGTTCGTATGTGGGACATGGTGGAAGGCTTGGCAATTGCATCCTCTCGTCCGCTTGGCTCTACTATCCGAGCAGTTGTGGCAGATACAAAACTTTTGATTGCTGGGGGTACTGATGGTTTCATACATGGCTGGAGGGCAGAGGAAGGACTACCTAATTTGTTTGATCTTGAAGGTCCTAAAAACCAAAAGAGCTCTGAGTTCCGACTCTGGGAGCACGAAGGCCCCATTACTTGTCTTGCTTTGGATCTGACTAGAATTTATAGTGGCTCTTGGGATATGACTGTCCGTGTCTGGGACCGTTCCCTACTCAAGTGCATGAAAGTTTTGAGGCACAGTGACTGGGTTTGGAGCCTCGTTCCTCATGATACTACGCTGGCGACCGCAGCAGGCTCTGATGTGTATGTTTGGGACAGTAATACTGGGAGTCACATTGCCATGGTTAGCGATGCCCATGTTGGCAACACTTGCTCTTTGGCTCGAAGCCACACAGGGAAACTCCTTTTCACTGGGGGAGAAGATGGGGCTATTCACATGTTTGAGCTCAGCAATCATTTCGTTGAGGATAATTTGCTGCAGCAGGTTGCAACATGGATTCCTCACTCTGGTCCTGTGAATTCCCTTGCGTTCGAGTTCCCATGGCTTGTTTCGGCTTCCAGTGACGGGAGGCTTTCACTTATTGATGTGCGGAAGTTGTTAAAGGTGAGCAGAAGATCTGCAATTAAAAACTCTAAAAGGGTATGCAGTCAGGCATACCAGAACCATGTTGAGCCCCCGCAGAGAATGTTACATGGATTTGGCAGCAATTTATTCTCAGTGGGCATTGGTTGTGATCGTGTTGTGTGTGGAGGCGAGGAAGGGGTTATTCGGATCTGGAACTTCTCACAGGCTTTGGAGATTGAACAGAGGGTTCATGCTTCAAGAGGCATGCGACTGGAGAACAGGATGAGGCGCCGCAAGATCCAATTTGAGATGAACAGTAAGGGTGGCCGTGAGATGAACAACAAGGGTGGCCGTGCTGAACAATGCTCAGTTGCGGCAAAGAAGAACCCTGTGAATCGTGATAGGACTGGTGTATTTCACGTTAAGCGTGGGGTGAGTGGGAATCCCAAAGCGTAG
- the LOC131312488 gene encoding protein FAR1-RELATED SEQUENCE 3 isoform X2, which yields MDVEVIDMEEGNMGLSAIADDEDAEANDGGEANTTGNSMTSDEDGDAEPHVGMEFDSEDAVKNFYSEYARRVGFSIRFRQYSRSRSDGAVTFREYLCAKDGLRRRAGDSCGAMLRIELNGKDKWIVTKFVKEHSHDIVSPSKVHHLRPRRHFTGAAKNMAEAYEEGVGVVPSGVMYVSTDGNRVSSTEANRGARSAPPVESNRAVKNSGSVGHSARPSSRKRTLGKDAQNLLDYFKKMQAENPGFYYAIQLDEDNRMANVFWSDARSRSAYRHFGDTFTLDTMYRVNQYKVPFVPFTGVNHHGQTVLFGCALLLDESEATFVWLFRTFLAAMNDQAPVSLVTDQDKAIQAAVALVFPEARHCFNKWDMLREGPEKLAHACYSHPNFQVDLYNCINSTDTIEEFESSWDSILDKYDLRRNDWLQSLYNARAKWVPAYFRDSFFAAISPNQGFQSSFFEGYVNQQTTLPMFFRQYERALESSFEKAIEADFDTMCTTPVLRTPSPMEKQAANLYTRKIFAKFQDELVETFVYTANRIDDDGAISTFRVAKFEDDSKAYIVTLNGPDMRASCSCQMFEYSGILCRHILTVFTVTNVLTLPSHYIMKRWTRNAKNGFGSDNHFEHQGQESLAFRYNHLCKEAIKYAEEAAIAPETFNVAMVALREGGKKVAAAKKNVAKVAPPSSKGSGIGYDDRRNSTSAPDMVPLLWPRQDEITLRFNLNDANVPAQHVSDLNLPRMAPVSVHSDDGHPDNMVVLPCLKSMTWVMENKTLAPANRVAVINLKLQDYSRTSSGESEIKFQLSRVTLEPMLRSMAYISEQLSTPANKVAVINLKVLDFRTWNLHEYLDSC from the exons ATGGATGTTGAAGTGATTGACATGGAAGAGGGTAACATGGGGCTTAGTGCCATCGCAGATGATGAAGATGCTGAAGCCAATGATGGCGGAGAAGCAAATACAACTGGAAATTCTATGACTTCGGATGAGGATGGGGATGCCGAGCCACATGTTGGTATGGAGTTTGATTCTGAAGATGCTGTCAAGAATTTCTATAGTGAGTATGCCAGACGTGTTGGTTTTAGCATCCGGTTTCGTCAGTATAGTCGTTCCAGGTCTGATGGAGCCGTTACATTTCGGGAGTATTTATGTGCCAAAGATGGCTTAAGAAGAAGGGCTGGTGATAGCTGTGGTGCAATGCTCAGAATAGAGTTAAACGGCAAAGATAAGTGGATTGTGACAAAATTTGTGAAGGAGCATAGTCACGATATCGTGAGTCCTAGTAAGGTGCATCACCTTAGACCACGCAGGCATTTTACTGGCGCTGCCAAGAATATGGCTGAAGCTTATGAAGAAGGGGTGGGTGTTGTTCCAAGTGGTGTTATGTATGTTTCCACGGATGGAAACCGCGTCTCTTCTACGGAGGCAAATCGTGGAGCTAGGAGTGCTCCTCCTGTAGAATCAAATCGCGCAGTTAAGAACTCCGGGAGTGTGGGTCATTCAGCTAGACCTTCTAGTCGAAAGAGGACATTAGGAAAGGATGCTCAGAATCTGTTGGATTATTTCAAGAAAATGCAGGCCGAGAATCCTGGTTTTTACTATGCAATACAACTTGATGAAGATAACCGCATGGCAAATGTTTTTTGGTCAGATGCAAGGTCGAGATCTGCTTATAGACATTTTGGTGATACTTTTACGTTGGACACAATGTACAGAGTGAACCAGTATAAAGTACCATTTGTTCCATTTACGGGGGTGAACCATCATGGTCAAacagttttgtttggttgtgcGTTACTTCTAGATGAATCTGAGGCTACATTTGTATGGCTGTTCAGGACATTTCTTGCTGCGATGAATGATCAGGCACCTGTCTCCCTAGTCACAGATCAGGACAAAGCCATACAGGCAGCAGTGGCGCTGGTGTTTCCTGAAGCCCGGCATTGTTTTAACAAGTGGGATATGTTGAGAGAAGGGCCGGAAAAGTTGGCTCACGCATGTTATTCACATCCCAATTTTCAGGTTGATCTGTATAATTGCATCAATTCGACTGACACGATTGAGGAATTTGAATCTTCTTGGGATTCTATCCTTGATAAGTATGATCTCAGGAGAAATGATTGGCTTCAGTCTTTATATAATGCGCGGGCAAAATGGGTTCCTGCGTATTTTCGGGATTCGTTTTTTGCTGCAATTTCTCCAAACCAAGGATTTCAAAGTTCCTTCTTTGAGGGCTATGTAAACCAACAGACAACTTTACCGATGTTCTTTAGGCAATATGAAAGAGCTTTAGAGAGTTCATTTGAAAAGGCAATAGAAGCAGATTTTGACACAATGTGCACCACTCCAGTGTTGAGGACACCGTCACCTATGGAGAAACAGGCAGCAAATCTCTACACAAGGAAAATATTTGCAAAATTCCAAGATGAGTTAGTTGAGACCTTTGTGTATACTGCAAATAGGATTGATGATGACGGGGCTATTAGCACATTTAGGGTtgcaaaatttgaggatgacaGCAAAGCCTACATAGTTACATTGAATGGGCCAGACATGAGAGCTAGTTGTAGCTGCCAGATGTTTGAGTATTCAGGCATCCTTTGTAGGCACATTTTGACTGTTTTTACTGTGACAAATGTACTTACTCTGCCATCGCATTATATCATGAAGCGTTGGACAAGAAATGCCAAAAATGGTTTTGGCTCTGATAATCATTTTGAACACCAAGGTCAGGAGTCGTTGGCATTCCGGTACAACCATCTATGCAAAGAAGCAATCAAATATGCAGAGGAAGCAGCAATAGCTCCAGAGACCTTTAACGTGGCAATGGTTGCTCTCAGGGAAGGAGGAAAGAAAGTGGCTGCTGCGAAGAAGAATGTTGCGAAAGTTGCGCCTCCTAGCTCAAAAGGTAGTGGGATAGGTTATGATGACAGGAGGAACTCTACTTCGGCTCCAGATATGGTCCCTTTATTATGGCCTCGGCAAGATGAAATTACACTGCGCTTTAATCTCAATGATGCTAATGTTCCTGCTCAACATGTTTCTGATTTAAATTTGCCACGCATGGCCCCCGTGTCTGTTCACAGTGATGATGGTCATCCCGATAACATG GTGGTTCTTCCTTGTCTTAAGTCTATGACGTGGGTGATGGAGAATAAGACTTTAGCACCTGCAAATAGAGTAGCCGTTATCAACCTGAAG TTGCAAGATTATAGCAGGACATCTTCAGGGGAATCAGAAATTAAGTTTCAGCTATCAAGAGTCACGCTAGAGCCCATGTTGAGATCTATGGCATACATCAGTGAACAGCTGTCCACTCCAGCTAATAAGGTTGCTGTCATAAATCTGAAG GTGTTGGATTTTCGCACATGGAATTTACATGAGTATCTGGACAGCTGCTAA
- the LOC131312488 gene encoding protein FAR1-RELATED SEQUENCE 3 isoform X1, producing MDVEVIDMEEGNMGLSAIADDEDAEANDGGEANTTGNSMTSDEDGDAEPHVGMEFDSEDAVKNFYSEYARRVGFSIRFRQYSRSRSDGAVTFREYLCAKDGLRRRAGDSCGAMLRIELNGKDKWIVTKFVKEHSHDIVSPSKVHHLRPRRHFTGAAKNMAEAYEEGVGVVPSGVMYVSTDGNRVSSTEANRGARSAPPVESNRAVKNSGSVGHSARPSSRKRTLGKDAQNLLDYFKKMQAENPGFYYAIQLDEDNRMANVFWSDARSRSAYRHFGDTFTLDTMYRVNQYKVPFVPFTGVNHHGQTVLFGCALLLDESEATFVWLFRTFLAAMNDQAPVSLVTDQDKAIQAAVALVFPEARHCFNKWDMLREGPEKLAHACYSHPNFQVDLYNCINSTDTIEEFESSWDSILDKYDLRRNDWLQSLYNARAKWVPAYFRDSFFAAISPNQGFQSSFFEGYVNQQTTLPMFFRQYERALESSFEKAIEADFDTMCTTPVLRTPSPMEKQAANLYTRKIFAKFQDELVETFVYTANRIDDDGAISTFRVAKFEDDSKAYIVTLNGPDMRASCSCQMFEYSGILCRHILTVFTVTNVLTLPSHYIMKRWTRNAKNGFGSDNHFEHQGQESLAFRYNHLCKEAIKYAEEAAIAPETFNVAMVALREGGKKVAAAKKNVAKVAPPSSKGSGIGYDDRRNSTSAPDMVPLLWPRQDEITLRFNLNDANVPAQHVSDLNLPRMAPVSVHSDDGHPDNMVVLPCLKSMTWVMENKTLAPANRVAVINLKLQDYSRTSSGESEIKFQLSRVTLEPMLRSMAYISEQLSTPANKVAVINLKLQDTETTSGESEVKFQVSRDTLGAMLRSMAYIREQLSNAAETHSESPSKKQRK from the exons ATGGATGTTGAAGTGATTGACATGGAAGAGGGTAACATGGGGCTTAGTGCCATCGCAGATGATGAAGATGCTGAAGCCAATGATGGCGGAGAAGCAAATACAACTGGAAATTCTATGACTTCGGATGAGGATGGGGATGCCGAGCCACATGTTGGTATGGAGTTTGATTCTGAAGATGCTGTCAAGAATTTCTATAGTGAGTATGCCAGACGTGTTGGTTTTAGCATCCGGTTTCGTCAGTATAGTCGTTCCAGGTCTGATGGAGCCGTTACATTTCGGGAGTATTTATGTGCCAAAGATGGCTTAAGAAGAAGGGCTGGTGATAGCTGTGGTGCAATGCTCAGAATAGAGTTAAACGGCAAAGATAAGTGGATTGTGACAAAATTTGTGAAGGAGCATAGTCACGATATCGTGAGTCCTAGTAAGGTGCATCACCTTAGACCACGCAGGCATTTTACTGGCGCTGCCAAGAATATGGCTGAAGCTTATGAAGAAGGGGTGGGTGTTGTTCCAAGTGGTGTTATGTATGTTTCCACGGATGGAAACCGCGTCTCTTCTACGGAGGCAAATCGTGGAGCTAGGAGTGCTCCTCCTGTAGAATCAAATCGCGCAGTTAAGAACTCCGGGAGTGTGGGTCATTCAGCTAGACCTTCTAGTCGAAAGAGGACATTAGGAAAGGATGCTCAGAATCTGTTGGATTATTTCAAGAAAATGCAGGCCGAGAATCCTGGTTTTTACTATGCAATACAACTTGATGAAGATAACCGCATGGCAAATGTTTTTTGGTCAGATGCAAGGTCGAGATCTGCTTATAGACATTTTGGTGATACTTTTACGTTGGACACAATGTACAGAGTGAACCAGTATAAAGTACCATTTGTTCCATTTACGGGGGTGAACCATCATGGTCAAacagttttgtttggttgtgcGTTACTTCTAGATGAATCTGAGGCTACATTTGTATGGCTGTTCAGGACATTTCTTGCTGCGATGAATGATCAGGCACCTGTCTCCCTAGTCACAGATCAGGACAAAGCCATACAGGCAGCAGTGGCGCTGGTGTTTCCTGAAGCCCGGCATTGTTTTAACAAGTGGGATATGTTGAGAGAAGGGCCGGAAAAGTTGGCTCACGCATGTTATTCACATCCCAATTTTCAGGTTGATCTGTATAATTGCATCAATTCGACTGACACGATTGAGGAATTTGAATCTTCTTGGGATTCTATCCTTGATAAGTATGATCTCAGGAGAAATGATTGGCTTCAGTCTTTATATAATGCGCGGGCAAAATGGGTTCCTGCGTATTTTCGGGATTCGTTTTTTGCTGCAATTTCTCCAAACCAAGGATTTCAAAGTTCCTTCTTTGAGGGCTATGTAAACCAACAGACAACTTTACCGATGTTCTTTAGGCAATATGAAAGAGCTTTAGAGAGTTCATTTGAAAAGGCAATAGAAGCAGATTTTGACACAATGTGCACCACTCCAGTGTTGAGGACACCGTCACCTATGGAGAAACAGGCAGCAAATCTCTACACAAGGAAAATATTTGCAAAATTCCAAGATGAGTTAGTTGAGACCTTTGTGTATACTGCAAATAGGATTGATGATGACGGGGCTATTAGCACATTTAGGGTtgcaaaatttgaggatgacaGCAAAGCCTACATAGTTACATTGAATGGGCCAGACATGAGAGCTAGTTGTAGCTGCCAGATGTTTGAGTATTCAGGCATCCTTTGTAGGCACATTTTGACTGTTTTTACTGTGACAAATGTACTTACTCTGCCATCGCATTATATCATGAAGCGTTGGACAAGAAATGCCAAAAATGGTTTTGGCTCTGATAATCATTTTGAACACCAAGGTCAGGAGTCGTTGGCATTCCGGTACAACCATCTATGCAAAGAAGCAATCAAATATGCAGAGGAAGCAGCAATAGCTCCAGAGACCTTTAACGTGGCAATGGTTGCTCTCAGGGAAGGAGGAAAGAAAGTGGCTGCTGCGAAGAAGAATGTTGCGAAAGTTGCGCCTCCTAGCTCAAAAGGTAGTGGGATAGGTTATGATGACAGGAGGAACTCTACTTCGGCTCCAGATATGGTCCCTTTATTATGGCCTCGGCAAGATGAAATTACACTGCGCTTTAATCTCAATGATGCTAATGTTCCTGCTCAACATGTTTCTGATTTAAATTTGCCACGCATGGCCCCCGTGTCTGTTCACAGTGATGATGGTCATCCCGATAACATG GTGGTTCTTCCTTGTCTTAAGTCTATGACGTGGGTGATGGAGAATAAGACTTTAGCACCTGCAAATAGAGTAGCCGTTATCAACCTGAAG TTGCAAGATTATAGCAGGACATCTTCAGGGGAATCAGAAATTAAGTTTCAGCTATCAAGAGTCACGCTAGAGCCCATGTTGAGATCTATGGCATACATCAGTGAACAGCTGTCCACTCCAGCTAATAAGGTTGCTGTCATAAATCTGAAG CTCCAAGAT